The genomic window TTTCCCAACTTGCCATCCCCCGCCCTGTGCCAATAAAACCCGACAAGGCATTCCGCCACTAATCCAGCTAGACAAATGCGATGCGAACCAAGTTTTCAGCAATGAACTTTTGATTTCATTAACTTTTGCTGTCTGTGCATTTGCAAGGCTGTAATCCGCTGCATCAAAACACACAACATCATCATTGTCCAAGTAAATTTCGTCACTCATTTCGATTTTCTCTTTCGGTTACGAACATGGCGGATCAAGCGCCAACTCGATCCGCCTTCCCTAAGTTTTCCCACTGACCACCAAGGAATAAAACCAATGCTCAGAGCTAAATTCACCTGTCAAGAGAACATCCTCAACCATGAAAACCAGACAGTAACAGTTATCCTCACACCTACAACCGCCTCCGCTGAGGAAAATCTACCCTTCTGGAAAGCAACACCAGCCAGTAAAATTACGCTCGAAATCACCAACTCAGAGGCATCGGCTCAATTTTCTCTAGGGACTAACTATTACGTTGATTTCACCGCTGTTGCGTGAGGGAGTGCGATCGCTAAGAGAGTAATGACCAATGCCTAAACGAAGAATCTCATCAAAGGTAGTTGATGCGAGAATTCTAGCCCTCTACGAATTAGACCAATTTATCGACTACATCCGCACAGTTGACCCAGAGTTGAAACCTAATGAATCCCCAGTAGTAGCAGCCGTTGTATTGAATAACTTACCAAATCTGTTTCTAAACAACCCCTTGTTAATGGACGAACTCAAAGAGGTAGTGGCAATTGTAAAAAACCGCCAAGCAAGCCGCAATGCCCAAAGCTCGATGAACTAAAAAATCAGCCAAAGATAAGTGCGATCGCAATGATTAATAACCAATGACTAGAGAACTAATTTACGTTGCTTATGCCGTGACCAGTGATCAGGAAGGACTGATGCCCCTGTGCTGGCACACCGAAAAACAGAGAGCGGGTGAGGTTGGAGAAGCTCTTGCCAAACAGGATGGGCTAGCCTTTTGGGGAGTTTTCGGGTGCAATCATGCCGATTACCAAGCAATAACTTGCTTCCCTGATGACCACCCATTGAACAAAAAGCAGTCCTAAGAAAACTAAAAAGCCACCGAGAGACAAGTGCGATCGCAGTGACCAATAATTAATACCCAATAACCGATAAACCCATGAAAATCAAACTAGTTCACGCTCACTTCCTGATTTCTATTGGAGATTACAGCAACGAACGCATTGGCTTTACTGCTGAACCAGAAGACGGAGACACGGTTGAATCAATGGTTGCAGAACTAAGGGACAAAGCCATAAAAGCAGTTGGGCCCAAAGCTAACGAGCTTTATGATGCCCGATCAATCTTGGAAAGGCAATGCAATGCACTTGAGAAAAAACTAACCACAGTTCGTAGTGAGTGGGATGATACTGCCGAATTTTTAAGAACTCAGGGCATAAAACCCGATGCACCTCCAATGCCGCAATTTAACAACCTACTTGCTGCGGTGAAGGTTGAAGAAGAATCTGTTTCAGAAACCGAAATAGTAGACGGATTTTAAGCGTAAGTTCAACTCCTAACTCCTAACTAATGACTGATACGTCTCTAGCCCAATCAACCCGTCTCCTAACCGATTACATCAAAACCCAGATCCCAGCAATCACATCTGACCAGCACGCCGAAACGTTAGCAGTTCTAATAATCGCAGGGCTACCTCGGTTATTTGCAGAAAGCCCGAAGATTTTTAGTCGAGTCTTGTTGAATGCTCAATTTAAGCAGTCTATTGCCCAATTGATAATCGACGAAGACTTTAACGCACTAATAAATCAAATAGATGACCAAATGCGGCGGCTGGATTGGACAGATACCCAAGGTCGAGAGCATTTGGAGAAATTTTACGGGGTGCGATCGCGCTACTCACTGTCCCTTGACCAATTGGACAACTTTCTGCTGTACCTGCAACTTACCGATTCGCCAATACCCAATAACCAATGAGTAAAGAACAAGAGATACAAGCTGCGATCGTCGTCTTCCCCGACACTATTGAATACGCATCGCCAGAATTAAACCATGCTACTGAGCTAGCCTGCTTCCAGATGTGCGAATTCGTGGACTACATCCAAACTTTAGACCCAGAATTAGAACGTCATGAAACCATCACTCTGGTAGCTGCAATCTTCCAAGGGTTACCTGCATTATTTGAAAGCAATCCAGAACTCATTGCTGAAATAAAAATCGATTGTCACAACATAAAAGCTAAACGGAGATGAGCGACGAAATCACCATAACCATCTACCAACCTAAACGAATACCTAATGTTTACCGCCCACCTCTGGGCTTACCTCTGAACTGGAAGGATGAAACATCGGGAGAATTGCCCGGTGCAGTTTTTAAATACTTTAGCTCCGAGTCTCTTTCTAAGAGCGAAATCAGCCTAATCGCTGAATACTGCCAGCATTACATCAACGCCCCTTGCTGGGATGCTACAGGGGGATTCCCTACAGAGCTAGCAGCGCTACGTCTTTGGGCTACAACAATATCTACCGTGGCAGATATTAGTCAGTGGATTGATGCCTGTCTCGAAATTGCGATCGACCCTTTCTAATCCCAGTGTTTCAACAGTAACTACGTAACTTATCACAGGCAAAAAAAAACTCACCAATTAGGAATTAGTGAATTCAGATACTTAACAAGATAGAAAAAATAAATGACAAAATACCTAGCAAGATTAAGCGGTAGTATAGCCGTTATTTCCCTATACTCTACCACATCAAATAATTTAAAGCTAGCTAATCGGGGGACAGAAAAATGATAGCAGTCCCCTATTCTTACACCCAAGAACCAAGCTTTGAGCCTGACGTGAACAGGCAACCACCACACAACATTAGAATGGAAGAAGAGATATTAGGTGGAATATTGCTTGATCCAAATGCTATCAGTCGGGTCAGCGACAGACTAAGAGCAGAACATTTTTTCATCGGCGCACATCAAGATATTTACCAAGCTTGTCTAAATCTCTCTAAAAAAAGTCAGCCAACAGACTTACTACATGTTAGTAGCTGGCTATCAGACCATGAATTACTAGCAAGGATTGGTGGGCGACAAAAACTAGCTACCCTTGTTGATAGCACCGTTAGTGCGGTAAACATTGATAGTCTATCAGATGCAGTGATTAAAAAATTTAAACGCCGGGAACTTATCAAGGAAACTAATAGAGCTAGAAATTTAGCCTACGACGAAGATCAGGATTTAGTAGATGTCTTTGCAACGGTTACTAATAGAATCAAGGCCGTAACTGATACACCACTTGCACCAACAAAAGATGAACACCAGCGATGGAAACACGACCGACTACTAGAAGAAGTAACAAACATTTATACAACAGTGGTCGAGCCATCGTTTAGATTCTTCAAACTGCATGAACTGGGCAAAGAACATTCACTTACTATAAATTTCCTCGAACATCTTTACCTAAAAAGTCTCACTGCTGAGTGTACTAAATTACTCACTTATGAAGAACTCAAAGAGTTAGCAGGTTCTACAGTTCGTGAGTGGTTGGTTAACGGACTTGTGCCAAAAAGCACCACTATTTTGCTAGCAGCAGATGGTGGAATTGGTAAAACTAAGTTCGCCTATGGAATCGCAAAAACGATGATTCAGGGGACTCAATTCGGAAAATTTATTGCCACAGGCGAGAAACGAAAAATCCTTTACTACCAAGGAGATGAAAGCCCAGGTGACATGATGCAGGCTTTAGAAGCTCTTGGGTATTCTGAATCCGATATTGGTAAATACGTGAGAACTCGGTTTGGGTGGAGTGCTGAGAACATGCCAGCACTAATCCAGGACTTAAAAGAATTTCAACCAGACTTTGTGGTAATTGACTCGCTCTCAACTGCCAACAAATATTCTGTTTACCAAGAATCGCAGATGGAGTACGCCCGCCCCATATTGCAAATGACAGGACTAGCAGCCCAGCACAAAACCACTTTTTTAATAATTCATCACACTAACCGCGAAGGTGGTGTGCGCGGGACGACCGCAATTAGGAACGCTGTCTCAGAAGTGTGGTTGCTAACCAAAGACAACAGCCAAACTGCCACACCCTATGACCGCATCCTAGAAATTAACAAATCGCGATCGCGCTCCAGCAACAAAAAAT from Nostoc sp. UHCC 0926 includes these protein-coding regions:
- a CDS encoding DnaB-like helicase N-terminal domain-containing protein, with translation MIAVPYSYTQEPSFEPDVNRQPPHNIRMEEEILGGILLDPNAISRVSDRLRAEHFFIGAHQDIYQACLNLSKKSQPTDLLHVSSWLSDHELLARIGGRQKLATLVDSTVSAVNIDSLSDAVIKKFKRRELIKETNRARNLAYDEDQDLVDVFATVTNRIKAVTDTPLAPTKDEHQRWKHDRLLEEVTNIYTTVVEPSFRFFKLHELGKEHSLTINFLEHLYLKSLTAECTKLLTYEELKELAGSTVREWLVNGLVPKSTTILLAADGGIGKTKFAYGIAKTMIQGTQFGKFIATGEKRKILYYQGDESPGDMMQALEALGYSESDIGKYVRTRFGWSAENMPALIQDLKEFQPDFVVIDSLSTANKYSVYQESQMEYARPILQMTGLAAQHKTTFLIIHHTNREGGVRGTTAIRNAVSEVWLLTKDNSQTATPYDRILEINKSRSRSSNKKYRLMFNPEDLQFTFLGEESEQGFSGAEQSAKDALLDFFSKNRNIRFTSKELAHKLGYSDGHLRNCLNGLAADGLISAERREGQATNYFLVLESVTITPDHPPITPDDHPPITPDDHPPKTSQGIASPELEAVTVPSIPEYPITPDHPPITPDDHPKDLCIAGNTAGDDRLSTEKSLSEKSEPEENNNQHFSQSSDHHRLETLSTNDLGGDRGGDRGGDRGVIVGDRGVIAGECDHLDDNSDVLQSLPPSPLKREDFKEGGIYWSPRFNNQVMIAKLFKTLPEAEVYKGGEAIGRFRVQLCELYPLPIEFKVDDQVAVIGEHKKFNDKVFTISAVHPGGIWIEGKTRTGNDSYGPFKPSQLRKLSG
- a CDS encoding KGK domain-containing protein, which translates into the protein MSDEIYLDNDDVVCFDAADYSLANAQTAKVNEIKSSLLKTWFASHLSSWISGGMPCRVLLAQGGGWQVGKVRFRLEFIPKEPKVPQQKPVTTDEPVSPLADLRSHLDV